In a genomic window of Pseudoalteromonas xiamenensis:
- a CDS encoding anhydro-N-acetylmuramic acid kinase yields MSEQSPTLFQILANLSIASSRKIIGLMSGTSLDGLDIALCEVRGRGVNTECTVVAFETVEYPIDVKQKIREVFAQKSVDLEYLTLLNAWLGEYHGNLVLTCLKKWQIEARSVDLIASHGQTIFHCPKHQHTYDDFKHGTLQIGDADHIAVTTKIPTFSDFRQKHVAAGGEGAPLAIYGDYCLFGDKKRTRVLLNLGGIANITLLPAGAELSEVICSDIGPANTIVDAYVRLHYNQPFDSDSAIAEQGEVNALLLAALLIHPFLAKPLPKSTGPEVFNLNWLEQAMLESSTVSLAKEDVVATLTEFSACAVANHINMVTQPYEDAEVFASGGGVQNPVLARAIRLKLNPNVKWNTTASLGIDPNAKEAVLFAVLANEALTQTAQSSVTLANLSMGKLSLPY; encoded by the coding sequence ATGTCTGAGCAATCTCCTACGCTGTTTCAAATTCTTGCTAATCTAAGCATCGCTTCATCACGTAAAATCATCGGGCTTATGAGTGGCACATCGCTCGACGGATTGGATATTGCGTTATGCGAAGTACGTGGTCGAGGTGTGAACACCGAATGTACTGTCGTAGCCTTTGAAACAGTGGAATACCCGATAGATGTAAAGCAAAAGATAAGGGAAGTTTTTGCGCAAAAATCGGTAGATCTAGAATATTTAACACTCTTAAACGCTTGGCTTGGTGAATACCACGGTAACTTGGTTTTAACGTGTCTTAAAAAATGGCAAATAGAGGCACGTAGTGTTGATTTAATCGCGAGCCACGGCCAGACTATTTTCCATTGCCCAAAACACCAACACACTTACGATGATTTTAAACATGGGACACTGCAAATTGGCGATGCAGATCACATTGCAGTAACGACAAAAATTCCAACGTTTTCTGATTTTCGACAAAAGCATGTCGCGGCTGGCGGGGAAGGTGCTCCTCTGGCTATCTACGGTGATTACTGTTTGTTTGGTGACAAGAAACGTACTCGCGTTCTTTTAAATTTAGGCGGAATCGCCAACATTACCTTACTGCCTGCGGGTGCTGAATTATCAGAGGTAATTTGTTCAGACATAGGCCCGGCTAATACGATTGTCGATGCGTATGTTCGGTTGCATTATAATCAGCCATTTGACAGCGATAGTGCGATTGCTGAACAGGGCGAGGTAAACGCCCTTTTATTGGCCGCACTACTTATTCATCCGTTTTTAGCGAAACCATTACCTAAATCAACGGGTCCGGAAGTGTTTAACCTGAACTGGCTTGAGCAGGCCATGTTGGAGTCATCAACCGTATCTCTTGCTAAAGAAGACGTCGTCGCGACACTGACCGAATTCAGCGCTTGTGCTGTTGCAAACCACATTAATATGGTAACCCAACCGTACGAAGATGCAGAGGTTTTTGCAAGTGGAGGCGGTGTTCAGAATCCTGTCTTAGCACGGGCTATTCGGTTAAAACTAAACCCGAATGTTAAATGGAATACGACAGCTTCTTTGGGAATCGATCCTAATGCGAAAGAAGCGGTGTTGTTTGCGGTGTTAGCTAACGAAGCGTTGACTCAAACGGCACAGAGTTCGGTCACACTTGCCAATCTCTCTATGGGAAAACTAAGCCTACCTTATTAG
- a CDS encoding NAD(P)/FAD-dependent oxidoreductase: MTRSHLSIGIVGGGPAGCATALALQKQFASSSEKAEITLITAPDSGTPKIGETVPPAASSYLRELDLESLLSEEFHLRCPGSLSQWGDESVGYNDFFITPIGQGFHLDRTLFDKNLLSACFKRGVTVVENTKVTAIKQSDRTISLNCEPELDKHEFDFIVDASGQHRVVTRSLSVANNLFDRVVSVCAFVELESNSSAPAHTIVSSDEYGWWYAARLPNNRAILSFNTDADELKQRRLNSNEKWYHAFCNNQWFYTQCCEQFNQAIPSPRVLFVRTAPSSILSAVIGDNWLAVGDAASSYDSISSAGITKSLKQGIRAAKAILNWVDNPNKASLSAYQALVFQDFNEFIKLHQLHYDSGAHRFPNSAFWQRRLLNEI, encoded by the coding sequence ATGACGAGATCACACCTGAGTATCGGTATTGTGGGGGGCGGTCCTGCGGGATGTGCGACGGCACTTGCGTTGCAAAAGCAATTTGCATCAAGCAGCGAAAAGGCCGAAATTACTCTCATAACAGCGCCAGACAGTGGCACACCTAAAATTGGTGAAACAGTACCGCCTGCCGCAAGTTCTTACTTACGAGAGTTAGATCTTGAGTCCCTCTTATCGGAAGAATTTCATTTACGTTGTCCGGGTAGTCTATCGCAGTGGGGTGACGAATCGGTTGGGTATAATGACTTTTTTATTACGCCGATTGGACAAGGCTTCCATTTAGACAGAACACTGTTTGATAAAAACTTACTGTCGGCCTGTTTCAAGCGTGGTGTGACGGTTGTGGAAAACACCAAAGTCACTGCAATTAAACAAAGTGATAGGACTATTTCACTTAACTGCGAACCGGAGCTTGATAAGCATGAATTTGATTTTATTGTCGATGCTTCTGGTCAACATCGAGTTGTGACACGCAGTCTGTCGGTTGCTAACAATCTGTTTGACCGTGTAGTGTCCGTGTGTGCATTCGTTGAATTAGAAAGTAACTCATCAGCTCCAGCCCACACGATTGTATCGAGTGATGAATACGGCTGGTGGTATGCAGCTAGGCTTCCGAACAATCGGGCCATATTGAGTTTTAATACTGATGCGGACGAGCTAAAGCAGCGAAGGCTTAATTCCAATGAAAAGTGGTATCACGCATTTTGTAATAATCAATGGTTTTATACCCAATGCTGTGAACAATTCAACCAAGCGATTCCTTCGCCTAGGGTTCTTTTTGTGCGAACGGCCCCTTCTTCGATTCTATCAGCGGTTATTGGTGACAATTGGCTAGCAGTCGGGGATGCGGCATCAAGTTACGATTCGATTTCATCGGCGGGTATAACTAAGTCCTTAAAGCAGGGAATTCGAGCCGCAAAAGCCATTTTGAATTGGGTAGATAACCCAAATAAAGCCTCCTTGAGCGCATATCAAGCGCTAGTCTTTCAGGATTTTAATGAGTTCATTAAACTGCACCAACTGCATTACGATAGCGGTGCTCACCGATTTCCAAATTCGGCGTTTTGGCAACGTCGCCTGTTAAATGAGATTTAG
- a CDS encoding LodA/GoxA family CTQ-dependent oxidase, translating to MSYFRVHPSINFARVGNSEEYYLAPETAAGELIDKTTGLFGGLPIKAGSENTPIDENDFRDKSGNVKRQAARFRLFAYDVEQTTYPSNDVGREVKIGDSIGGKVIKDIVWQVHVANKKNNNYKITSDNGTSGGAEEGIVAYEGGKTPPIRNPEFGAELQDENRLKTLVVDPGPRALSVKTQATTILHFDQATPASFVNSDNLIQQESSAWKYPKSFPDQHFNDANYKMYNPLGEISSLGEMCIESNTGRLIVAGGFGKASGIMRNGQYPELNDAIDNDYWFDDTSDGPVTATVYFEDGSVEQAVHGWVVCTDPSYAPQTRNVVSTWDDVYDTWVQHLNLEPTMFSNGFNQDYEASFDGDVMPVFHAAFLQQWNAAIPEKGIQGHKRMKEIQPSDTPSEKIPSFTSLLRKPSPPGTSNAPDNEDGTRLKMPLALGDAMKSFLAVTETQYFLLMQWYGDKFHAEARPMGDGERLDKVVLENCLGGRYSPGIDLTFIVRDTNLYVTKWQGEIGPFRINMESLNYANANSSKPFLGVGYVPLRADAVEPGDLSKFMAQPWHTDYNSCATHVPDPNPTMPNPNNQQGEAPLAPIQDNTLYWSWPAQRPVSVYPKSLFTYDAASGQGKGISLYSVRGDEGHGTQTFYPQQQGRYQCYFDFVENWHKVGFVIQGLQIEGDKPGSNFGPDYFLEVASLFDSRGDGVEVWPQPSEPGYKAPTDCGPKS from the coding sequence ATGAGTTATTTCAGAGTCCACCCAAGCATCAACTTCGCGCGTGTTGGTAACAGTGAAGAATACTATTTAGCACCTGAAACGGCTGCTGGCGAACTGATTGATAAAACAACTGGTTTATTCGGTGGCTTACCGATTAAAGCCGGCTCAGAGAATACCCCGATTGATGAGAACGATTTTCGCGATAAAAGTGGCAACGTAAAACGTCAAGCCGCTCGTTTTCGTCTATTTGCCTATGATGTTGAACAAACGACTTATCCGTCAAATGACGTAGGACGTGAAGTCAAAATCGGCGATTCTATTGGTGGTAAAGTCATTAAAGACATTGTTTGGCAAGTACATGTTGCGAACAAGAAGAACAATAACTACAAAATTACGTCCGACAATGGCACATCAGGTGGGGCTGAAGAGGGGATTGTAGCGTATGAAGGGGGTAAAACGCCGCCTATACGCAACCCAGAATTTGGCGCTGAGTTGCAAGATGAAAACCGTTTAAAAACCCTGGTGGTGGATCCAGGACCTAGAGCTCTTTCCGTTAAGACGCAAGCAACAACTATTTTGCACTTTGACCAAGCGACCCCGGCGAGCTTTGTGAACAGTGACAATCTAATTCAGCAAGAAAGTAGTGCGTGGAAATACCCAAAAAGCTTTCCTGATCAACATTTTAATGATGCAAACTATAAAATGTATAACCCGCTTGGCGAAATTTCCTCCCTTGGCGAGATGTGCATAGAGTCGAACACGGGCAGACTTATCGTCGCGGGTGGTTTTGGTAAAGCGAGCGGTATTATGCGAAATGGCCAGTACCCTGAATTGAACGATGCAATAGATAACGACTATTGGTTTGATGATACCTCTGATGGACCGGTGACGGCGACTGTTTACTTTGAAGATGGGTCTGTTGAACAGGCGGTACACGGTTGGGTTGTGTGCACTGACCCGAGTTACGCACCGCAAACGCGCAATGTCGTTTCGACGTGGGACGATGTCTATGACACGTGGGTACAACATTTAAATCTTGAACCGACTATGTTCAGCAATGGATTTAATCAAGATTATGAAGCATCGTTTGATGGTGATGTAATGCCCGTGTTTCACGCTGCATTTTTGCAACAGTGGAACGCCGCGATACCAGAAAAAGGCATTCAAGGACATAAACGGATGAAGGAAATCCAACCTTCAGATACGCCGAGTGAGAAGATCCCTTCATTCACCAGCTTGTTGCGTAAACCTTCACCTCCAGGGACTTCAAATGCACCTGATAATGAAGATGGAACCCGTCTTAAAATGCCCTTGGCACTTGGCGATGCGATGAAGAGTTTTTTGGCCGTAACCGAAACGCAGTATTTTCTATTAATGCAGTGGTATGGTGATAAATTCCACGCTGAAGCTCGCCCTATGGGGGATGGAGAGCGACTTGATAAAGTGGTGCTTGAAAACTGTTTAGGCGGGCGTTATTCCCCGGGTATTGATTTAACCTTTATCGTGCGCGATACCAATCTTTATGTGACGAAGTGGCAAGGTGAGATTGGGCCATTTCGGATCAACATGGAATCCTTGAATTACGCAAACGCAAACAGTTCAAAGCCATTCCTAGGCGTAGGTTACGTGCCGCTTAGAGCAGATGCCGTCGAACCCGGTGATTTGAGTAAATTTATGGCACAGCCTTGGCACACTGATTACAACAGTTGTGCAACGCACGTGCCTGATCCGAATCCTACTATGCCGAACCCAAACAATCAGCAAGGAGAGGCTCCTTTAGCGCCAATTCAGGACAACACGTTGTATTGGTCATGGCCAGCACAGCGTCCAGTGTCAGTGTATCCAAAGAGCTTGTTTACCTATGACGCAGCGTCTGGTCAAGGCAAAGGTATCTCGCTTTACAGTGTTCGAGGTGACGAAGGGCACGGCACGCAGACTTTCTATCCCCAGCAGCAAGGGCGCTATCAATGCTACTTCGATTTCGTCGAAAATTGGCACAAAGTAGGCTTTGTGATCCAAGGTTTGCAAATTGAAGGTGATAAACCAGGTTCTAATTTCGGGCCTGACTACTTCCTTGAAGTGGCAAGTCTTTTTGATAGTCGAGGGGACGGTGTAGAAGTATGGCCACAGCCGTCTGAGCCAGGTTACAAAGCCCCTACGGATTGTGGACCTAAAAGTTAA
- a CDS encoding 5-methyltetrahydrofolate--homocysteine methyltransferase, with protein MTLFSNLKLTTVALSGVLITGCFDGGSKGVIKHNIESPTTNNGHDHTVEPKGRLVLLNQDKSEAHVFDLNQRKILESFSLSTSSVALQTSAGGRYALLSDRQNDVVSFIDGGLWQETHDDHQHSYEQAPTFSNFELHGSAPTHITYSDENTIVFNDGNAATGANASIQIIDDTSITNRRIKATLDFEINMHGVAKLHQNTLFATVRRGDDESTSNAKVLPDQIGVYELHEDHFHFDSVLDITCPDLHGAAQNHEAVAFACRDGVVITHSHNGQFESDKITNIEAIADLRIGTLFGHHKSNTFIGTASNRATGEVKILTITPDENEMALLDWQPVANAQPISYAFNVDGTQFLILDNQGNLTVVDAHQHDGHVHWTFKQRIDVSVADISTLPEGQRFGLVVSKRENTAYVTDSATSTILAVNIATGEIEDTITLTFTPSSMTWLGIPEGDQH; from the coding sequence ATGACTTTGTTTTCCAACTTAAAACTTACCACTGTCGCCTTAAGCGGTGTGCTAATTACCGGCTGTTTTGATGGAGGTTCAAAAGGCGTAATAAAACATAATATTGAAAGCCCAACTACCAACAATGGGCATGATCACACTGTTGAACCAAAAGGCCGTTTAGTCCTTCTCAATCAGGATAAAAGCGAAGCTCACGTTTTCGATTTAAATCAACGCAAGATTTTGGAAAGCTTTTCGCTAAGCACTTCAAGCGTTGCGTTGCAAACCTCTGCTGGCGGGCGGTATGCACTACTCAGTGACAGACAAAACGATGTCGTTTCGTTTATTGACGGTGGCCTTTGGCAAGAAACTCATGACGACCACCAGCACAGTTATGAGCAGGCACCAACCTTTAGCAACTTTGAATTACACGGCTCTGCACCAACTCACATAACGTATTCAGATGAAAATACAATTGTATTTAATGATGGAAATGCCGCCACGGGCGCAAACGCATCCATTCAAATTATTGATGATACATCTATCACTAATCGCCGTATTAAAGCCACATTAGACTTTGAAATCAACATGCATGGCGTTGCAAAACTTCACCAAAATACCTTGTTTGCGACGGTACGCCGCGGCGACGACGAGAGCACGTCCAATGCAAAAGTTCTCCCAGATCAAATTGGTGTTTATGAACTGCATGAAGACCACTTCCACTTTGACTCTGTATTAGACATAACCTGCCCTGACTTACATGGTGCAGCTCAAAACCATGAAGCCGTTGCGTTTGCGTGTCGAGATGGTGTCGTCATCACGCATTCTCATAATGGACAATTTGAAAGTGATAAAATTACAAACATCGAAGCAATAGCCGACTTACGTATTGGCACCTTATTTGGGCACCACAAAAGTAACACCTTCATAGGGACTGCCAGTAATCGCGCAACCGGTGAAGTAAAGATCCTGACTATTACGCCAGATGAAAATGAAATGGCACTGTTAGATTGGCAACCAGTGGCAAATGCACAGCCCATATCGTATGCCTTTAATGTCGATGGCACACAATTTTTGATTTTAGATAATCAAGGTAACCTTACTGTCGTTGACGCCCATCAACACGACGGTCATGTTCACTGGACGTTTAAACAACGAATCGATGTTAGCGTAGCGGATATTTCAACGCTTCCTGAAGGCCAACGCTTTGGATTGGTCGTCTCTAAACGAGAAAACACGGCTTACGTTACCGACTCAGCCACGTCCACCATTCTCGCAGTCAATATCGCCACAGGTGAAATTGAAGACACTATAACACTTACGTTTACACCAAGTAGCATGACTTGGCTTGGGATCCCTGAAGGCGACCAACACTAA